Proteins encoded by one window of Cylindrospermum stagnale PCC 7417:
- a CDS encoding tetratricopeptide repeat protein, with protein MKFVGRDEALANLHQQLQQTERVAITAVAGMSGVGKTELALQYALHHWEQSTYPGGVCWLRVRNEDVGIQILQFARQELGLQLPEDLDLPAKINYCWRQWPEGEVLVVLDDVSTYQQVEAYLPPSLPKFKFKVLITTRVKWLGESFQQLSLKVLDETPALDLLVSYLGDERIKREIEEAKQLCADLGFLPLGLELVGRYLKRKNNLSLAQMRERLGLKHRSLTETSPEMTAKRGVQAAFELSWQELDKQAQQLACLLSVFALAPIPWNLVEQCLADVEAEDLEDLRDDFLVNLSLLEDIGGESYQLHQLIREFMRGKREELTDADELKRDFCRVVVAVAQEIPQTPTQEQIASFTLDIPHLGEAATVQQNSLSDEDLIWPFVGLGRLYEGQGAYQQALPWREQCLSIARKRLGESHPSVASSLNNLAGLYKSQGRYSEAEPLYIQALELSKRLLGESHPDIATSLNNLAGLYYSQGKYSEAEVLYIQTLELSKRLLGESHPDVASSLNNLAALYTSQGKYSEAKPLYIQALELRKRLLGESHPDVATSLNNLAGLYEFQGKYSEAEFLYIQALELRKRLLGESHPDVASSLNNMAALYTSQGKYSEAEVLYIQALELSKRLLGESHPNVAASLNNLALLYYFQGKYSEAEPLYIQALKLSKRLLGESHPDVATSLNNLAFLYNSQGKYSDAEPLFIQALELRKSLLGESHPNIAASLNNLARLYYSQGRYSEAEPLYIQALKLIKRLLVEAHPDVATSLNNLALLYNSQGRYSEAEPLYIQALELKKRLLGESHPSVATSLNNLAGLYYFQGKYSEAKLLYIQALEIAELRLGINHPNTITFRKSLQYLRDTHQPDGNL; from the coding sequence ATTAAATTTGTCGGACGTGATGAAGCACTCGCAAACCTACACCAGCAGTTACAGCAGACAGAACGAGTAGCGATAACTGCTGTCGCTGGGATGAGTGGTGTAGGTAAAACAGAATTAGCGCTGCAATATGCGTTGCATCATTGGGAGCAAAGTACATATCCTGGCGGTGTTTGCTGGTTGCGGGTGCGGAATGAAGATGTGGGAATTCAGATTTTGCAGTTTGCGAGACAAGAGTTAGGTTTACAGTTACCAGAAGATTTAGATTTACCAGCTAAGATTAATTACTGCTGGCGACAATGGCCAGAGGGTGAAGTGCTGGTGGTGCTGGATGATGTTTCAACATATCAGCAAGTCGAAGCATATTTACCGCCAAGTTTGCCAAAGTTTAAGTTTAAAGTTCTCATCACCACTAGGGTTAAGTGGTTAGGCGAATCTTTTCAGCAGTTATCTTTAAAAGTTTTGGATGAAACACCAGCTTTAGATTTGCTGGTTTCTTATCTTGGGGATGAACGAATCAAGAGAGAAATAGAAGAAGCGAAACAACTTTGTGCAGACTTAGGATTTTTGCCTTTGGGTTTAGAGTTGGTGGGACGATATTTAAAACGCAAAAATAACTTGTCTCTGGCCCAAATGCGGGAAAGGTTAGGTTTAAAACATCGTTCACTCACAGAAACATCCCCAGAGATGACAGCAAAGCGGGGTGTACAAGCAGCATTTGAGTTGAGTTGGCAAGAATTAGACAAGCAAGCGCAACAATTAGCTTGTCTGCTGAGTGTTTTTGCTTTAGCGCCTATCCCTTGGAATTTGGTAGAACAGTGTCTAGCTGATGTAGAAGCAGAAGATTTAGAAGATTTGCGAGATGATTTTTTAGTGAATTTGAGTTTGCTGGAGGATATTGGTGGAGAAAGTTATCAACTACATCAACTAATTCGAGAATTTATGCGCGGTAAACGAGAAGAATTAACTGATGCTGATGAACTAAAGCGCGATTTTTGTCGAGTTGTGGTAGCAGTAGCGCAGGAAATTCCTCAAACACCCACTCAAGAACAAATCGCCTCATTCACCCTTGATATTCCTCACCTTGGTGAAGCTGCAACCGTTCAACAAAATTCGTTAAGTGATGAAGATTTAATCTGGCCTTTTGTTGGCTTAGGTAGATTATATGAAGGACAAGGAGCATATCAGCAAGCCTTACCTTGGCGTGAACAATGTTTATCAATTGCTAGAAAACGCTTGGGAGAATCACACCCCTCTGTCGCATCTAGCCTGAATAATTTAGCTGGACTCTACAAATCTCAAGGAAGGTACAGTGAAGCTGAACCTTTGTACATCCAAGCTTTAGAATTGAGTAAACGGCTGCTAGGAGAATCACACCCCGATATCGCAACTAGCCTAAATAATCTGGCTGGACTCTACTATTCTCAAGGAAAATACAGCGAAGCCGAAGTTTTGTATATCCAAACTTTGGAATTGAGTAAACGCCTGCTGGGAGAATCTCACCCCGATGTCGCATCTAGCCTAAATAATTTGGCTGCACTCTACACTTCTCAAGGAAAGTACAGTGAAGCCAAACCTTTGTACATCCAAGCTTTAGAATTAAGAAAACGGCTGCTGGGAGAATCACACCCCGACGTCGCAACTAGCCTAAATAATCTGGCTGGACTTTACGAATTCCAAGGAAAGTACAGTGAAGCTGAATTTTTGTACATTCAAGCTTTAGAATTGAGAAAACGCTTGCTGGGAGAATCACACCCCGATGTTGCATCTAGCCTGAATAATATGGCTGCACTCTACACTTCTCAAGGAAAATACAGCGAAGCCGAAGTTTTGTATATCCAAGCTTTAGAATTGAGTAAACGCCTGCTGGGAGAATCACACCCCAATGTCGCAGCTAGCCTGAATAATCTGGCATTACTCTACTATTTTCAAGGAAAGTATAGTGAAGCCGAACCTTTGTATATCCAAGCTTTGAAATTGAGTAAACGCTTGCTGGGAGAATCACACCCCGATGTTGCAACTAGCTTGAATAATCTGGCTTTTCTCTATAATTCTCAAGGAAAATACAGTGACGCCGAACCTTTGTTTATCCAAGCCTTAGAATTGAGAAAATCCCTGCTGGGAGAATCACACCCCAATATCGCAGCTAGTCTGAATAATCTGGCTAGACTCTACTATTCTCAAGGAAGGTACAGCGAAGCCGAACCTTTGTACATCCAAGCTTTGAAATTGATTAAACGCCTGCTGGTAGAAGCACACCCCGATGTTGCAACTAGCCTGAATAATTTGGCATTACTCTACAATTCTCAAGGAAGGTACAGCGAAGCCGAACCTTTGTACATCCAAGCTTTGGAATTGAAAAAACGACTGCTGGGAGAATCACACCCCTCAGTCGCAACTAGCCTAAATAATTTGGCTGGACTCTACTATTTTCAAGGAAAGTACAGTGAAGCCAAACTTTTGTACATCCAAGCTTTAGAGATTGCTGAACTACGGCTAGGGATAAATCATCCTAATACTATTACCTTCCGTAAAAGCCTGCAATATTTGCGCGATACTCATCAGCCTGATGGCAATCTTTAG